The Halictus rubicundus isolate RS-2024b unplaced genomic scaffold, iyHalRubi1_principal scaffold0041, whole genome shotgun sequence genome contains the following window.
cctatcctatcctctatcctatcctatcctctattctatccaaacctctatcctatcctatcctctaacctatcctatcctctatcctatccaatcctctatcctatcgtatcctatatcctatcctatcctcaaccctagcctatcctcaattctatcctatactccatcctatcctatccgctatcctatcctattctctgtgctatcctctatcctatcctatcctctatcctatcgtattctctatcctatcctatcgtatcctctatcgtatcctatcctctatcctatgcaatcgtatatcctatactctatcctatcctattctctatcctatgctatcctctatcgtatgcaatccccaatcctaccctctatcctatcctatcctgtatcctatccaatcctctatcctatcctctatcctatcttctatgctatcctatcctctatcctatcctatccgatcctccatcctatcctattctctataatatcgtatcctttatcatatcctatcctctttcctataacatcatctaccctatccgaatctctttcctatcctatcctctttcctatcctatcctcaatcctatcctatcctctatcctatccaatcccctatcctatcctctatcctatcctattctctgtgctatcctctatcctatcctatcctctatcctatcccattctctatcctatactatcctctttcctatcctattctctatcctatcctatcctttatcctatcctatcctttctccaatcctatcctcaatgctatcctatcctctatcctatcctatcctctatcctatcctatcctctatcctatcctattctctatcctatcgtatcctctttcctataataccatctatcctatccttttctctatcgtctcctagcctgtatcctatccaatctcctatcctatcctctatcctatcctctatgctatcctatcctctaccctgtcctatcctctatcctatcctatcctctatcctaccgtttccgctatgctatcctattctgtataatatcgtatcctctgtcctatccttcctctatcctacaatatcatctatcctatcctattctctatcctatcctatcgtatcctctatcctatcctatcctctatcctatcctatcctctatcctatcctatcctctatcctatcctatcctctatcctatcctatcctctataagatcgtatcctctatcctatcctgtcctctatcctataatatcctctatcctatcctatcctctatcgtatcgtatactcaatcctatcctatcctctatcctatccaatcccctatcgtatcctctatcctatcgtatcctctatcctatcctatcctctatcctatcctatcctctatcctatcccatcctatcctctatcctttcctatcctctatcctatcctatcctctatcctatcccatcctccatcgtatcctatcctgtatccgatcgaatcccctatcctatcctctatcgtatcctatcctctatcgtatcctatcctctatcctatccgatcctatatcctatcctctatcctattctatactctatcctatcctatcctctatcctatcctatccttcatcctatcctatcctctatcctagcgtatcctctatcctatccaatcctcgatcctatcctctatcctatcctatcctctaacttatcctatcctccatcctatcttatcctctatcctattcaatactctatcctatccttcccgccatcctatcctatcctgtcctctatcgaatcctatcctctatcctatccattccgctatcctatcccagcctgtataatatcgtatcctctgtcctatcccttctctatcctataatatcatgtatcctatcctatcctatcctgtatcctatccaatcctatatcctatactctatcctatcctattctctatcctatcctatcctctatcgtatcctatcctctatcctatcatatcctctatcctattctatcctctatcctagcctattctctatcctatcctatcctatcctctatcctatcctatcctctatcgtatcctatcctctatcttatcctatcctctatcctattctatcctctatcctatcctatccactatctaatcctatcctctatcctatccaatcccctatcctatactctatcatatcctatcatctatcctatcatatcctctatcctattctatactctatcctatcctttccgctatcctatcctatcctctatcctatcctatcctctataatatcgtttcctctgtcctatcctgtcctctatcctatcctatcctctatcctattctatcctctatcctatcctatcctctatcgtatcctgtcctctatcctatccaatccccgatcctatcctctatccttccctttccgctaggctatcctatcctctataacatcgtatcctctatcctatccaatgccctatcctattctctatccgatcctatcgtctatcctatccaatcctctatcgtctcctattctctatcctatccaatctcctatcctatgtgaaatgttttgtgtcggtatgtttaataaatgcgagttttgtgacaatgttcgtttatttttaaacaatacacggcactatcacctgccgaattaaccttaggtgattggttaTATTGGGAACAGTGGTCGCAGTGTGGAAATTGACGGACTATgtgcgttttaaaaatcgtgtagatgcgcgagtgtttctgtgttctgaatgcttcagatgcgcggatgattctgagggttctgaatgcttcagatgcgcggatgattctgaggttgctgttccgaggtccgctctctcgttaactcgtgtaacgaggaaattcgtaggcataggcccaattttgggggaaaaagcaccccattcgtcacttaggctgtaggaggagggtcttcttctcgtggtggaggtggaagctcctcctcagccgaaaatgggaaatctcgaaaaatgcgcgtttcaaggacctcggaacagcgcgtctgtttttcggcctgagtggccttcgaaatttatggcctgcgtggcccgcgtgctggctggcccaagtggcccgaacgtggtttattacccccttggtctgagtacgctcacgaaaccaaggggatgcgatcttaggctcgaacccgagcgtgtctcgatagacacaacccaggtgcccttgtgaaatatgacctgtgaggcctggcgatgcgacgcaaggactgcgtttccttggccgctgcgtgctacggacaacggcccgttgtagtccgaattcgggaccctcgcgtacctcgcgatcggtactcgaaacgagagtctaacgaattgactttatggccacttttccaatgctgtcagcttaaatcctcgagtgcacgttttcgacatttcgaggactaagcattcttctaagtaaacgaaggacagcaaataatcggaaaagggcctctaaacaaatacgtgaaatcgaacatgctccccccgttgaatgaTACAGTCATTCAAGAATATAACATGATATAATGCGAGTAATAGCACAAACGAAATGTGTGGATTATATGATGCGAAGTTGAAACGCAAAAAGTACTGTGAATATAACGCGAGTAAAATTAAGAATAAGACGCgacttgaaaaataaagaagatacGCGTCTAAAACTAAACATACAATGTACGAAACCGATATGTAACGAAATATGCGAATCATATAATGCGAAGTTGGAACGTAAGTAGTGTGAATATAATGCGAGTAAAATTAATAGTAAGGCGcaacttaaatttaaaaaagataCGCGTGTAGAACTAGATAAATAATGCGCGCAACTAATATAAAATGATCAATACGAAAAATGTGCGAACTAATGCTAACGAAACCTTATCTGATAAGGAAAGGGTAAGTGTGACAATTTTAGTCTAACGGAAGTGGTGCAATTTGCTTAACATTCCGCTTATAAATGCCGTTAATGGTTTTAACGGAGACTGCGCGAGTGATGCCGTCCCTGCCAGGATGAATTTCCTCGACTCGTCCTAGACTCCAGCTCATCGGTGGTAGATGGTCATCTTTGAGGACCACGATCGTCCCCACCTGGATGCTGTGCTCGCCCCTGGTCCATTTTGCGCGTACATTAAGATGGTGGATGTATTCCTTTGACCACCTAATCCAGAAGTCTTGTTTGACCTTCTGAATGTGTTGCCATTTTGACAACCGATTGGTCGAGGTTTCGGTGAAATCGACCTCTGGCAGACTTGTCAACGCGGAACCAATCAATAAATGGCCAGGAGTAAGAGCTGAGGGATCATTGGGATCGGAAGACAACGGTGTTAACGGACGGGAATTCAGGATTGCCTCGATTTCCGTTACAAAAGTGTTAAATTGTTCGAGCGTAAACAGTTCCTCGCCCACTACGCGTTTGAGATGATGTTTAAAAGATTTAACCGCAGCTTCCCAGAGTCCGCCGAAATGAGGAGAGAGTGCGGGTATGAAATGCCAAGTAATATCTTTGtccgttagaaagcgtctaGCCTTTTCATCCTCTTGCAGAACTCTGAGAAGCTCGATTATCTCATTATTGGCACCGACAAAATTTGTACCATTATCGGAATatacatttttgcaaattccGCGCCGTGCGATAAATCTTttaaaagctgctaaaaatgcTTCCGTGGTCATATCACCAACCACCTCAAGGTGTACTGCCTTggatgaaaaacaaataaagaCTGCGACGTATATCTTTATTCGGGTGCGGTTTCGGTACTGACGTTCCTTTATATAAAAAGGGCCGCAATAATCGACGCCTGTGTTGATAAATGGTCGATTTTCTGTGACTCGATGTGTGGGAAGATTGCCCATTATGTACTTGGTGGTAGGTGGGTTGACCCGGAAACATTTGACACAGTTGCGAATTATTTTGCGTGTTGTGTTTTTACCATCAATCGGCCAATACGATTGACGGACGTTGTACAATGTTGCGGTTAAACCAGAATGCATATTATTAACGTGAGCGTCGCGTATGATTAATTCCGTTATGAAATTATTCTTCGGCAAAAGAATCGGATGCTTCTGGTTGAAATTGAGATTTGAATTTTGGAGGCGACCTCCTACGCGTAAAAGCCCATTCTCATCAAGAAACGGagttaaacaaagtaatttactTTTGGTACTCAATGCGTGTCCGGATTTGAGATCATTCAATTCTTCTCGAAATGCTGTTTCTTGCGTCAATTTAATGATCTTATTATTTGCGCGATTAATTTCTGATACAGTAATTGGACCGTGACAACGGCCTTTAGGTAAAAATCGTAAGCAATATGAGATTATCCTACGAAGTCGCCTGATGCATGAACATCGTTCAAGAATTTCCTGTGCGTTTATGACTGTAGAAGTAAAACATGTGATTTTGCGTAATTCTGGTATTGCATTGGGTACTTCGACACACGATTCCGGCCATAATGATTCATCGTATGCAAGCCATTCTGGTCCGaattgccagaaattatttttgatcaATTCCCGAGCTGTGATACCCCGAGATAATAAGTCTGCGGGGTTGTCACCAGATCTGACGTGTCGCCATGCCTtaatgtttgttttattttggaTTTCCGCGACGCGATTCGCGACAAAGGTTTTAAGTGTGTTCGGAGATCGCAACAGCCAATGCAACACGATCGTGGAGTCGGTCCAAAAAATCGTTTTTAAATGCGTGTGATTAATTGCGTCTTTTACTGCACAATACAAGTTCGCGAGCAAAGTGGCACCGCAAAGTTCTAAACGTGCGAGGCTAACGGTCTTTAATGGCGCAACGCGTGATTTTGCGCAAAGAAGACTTGATTTTATATTTCCGGATTTATCTATTGTGCGTATGTAAATACTAGCCCCGTACGCGCGTTCGCTGGCGTCACAGAAGCCATGCAATTCGATTGTTCTGACTGAACTCTGCGCGACGTGTCGTTTAAATGTTACAGTTGTGAGTGATTTTAATTGAGTTTGGTATGTGGACCATTCCTGTTGTATGGCCATGGGCAATGACTCATCCCAATCTACCTTGAGTTGCCAGAGTTGCTGCATAAGAATTTTTGCAACAACTATTACTGGCCCAAGGAGACCCAAAGGATCGAAAATTTTCGCGATGGTAGATAAGATTGTGCGTTTTGTGTGTGTTTCGTTATTGTTAACATTCACTGAATAACTAAATGAATCTGTGTGCGGATTCCATGACACTCCCAAGGTTTTGACTGTTTCGTCACCGAAAAACTTGGGATGTACTTGCTCTTCAGAGAGATCTGATAAAAGACGAGGATCATTTGATACCCATTGGCGGATATTTAATCCTCCTCGTTTGAGTAAACAAATGATCTCGTTTCGTAATTTTTGCGCGTCTTTGTATGTGGCGGCTCCGGTCAAGAGATCATCTACATAGATGTCCCGTTTAATGACTTCGGAAGCCGCGCCGTAATTGTGTGATTCATCGATTGCTAATTGCTGAAGGCATCGCGTGGCTAAGTATGGAGCAGAGGATAGTCCGAATGTAATTGTTTTCAATTCGTAAGTTGCGATTTCGTTTTGTTCGTTCCTCCATAAAATTCTTTGGTACGCGCGGTCTTCTGGACGTACTAGAAACTGTCTGTACATTTTCTCTATGTCGCCAGTCAGAACAAACGAATGCATGCGGAACCGAAGaagtaaacaaaaaatatcgTCCTGTATGGTTGGACCAGTCAGAAGTGCGTTATTTAACGAGTATCCGGTGGTCGATTTGGCCGATCCATCGAAGACCACTCGAACCTTCGTCGTTGTGCTTGTCGGCTTTATTACCGCGTGATGTGGCAGGTAGAATCCGTCCGAAATGTCAGGTGTTTCTACCTGACTCATGTGACCCAATGACAGATATTCGTTGATTACTTTTGTATATTCGGTTCGTAAATCTGAGTTGTGTGTAAGTTTTCGTTCCAGCGATATGAATCGATTTAATGCGCGCGTACGGGATTCGCCTAGATTTTGTTTGTATTGATTAAACGGAAGCGCGACGACGTATCTTCCGGTTTTGTTGCGTGAAAATGTGCGTTTAAAATGTGCCTCGCATTCCTCTTCCTCCGGTGTGAGATGAGGATGCGACGGACCTTCTTCGATTTGCCAGAATTTGGTTAGATCGAAGTTGACATTATTTACTAATGTAGTGCGTGTGTTTCTTGCCAGGTGAATAGGAGCACTCCCCCCGATGATCCATCCTAACTGCGTTTTTTGGAGGATCAAATCGGAATTATCTCGCGTTGATAATTTAACCTGACCAATGCTGAGACACGATATCGTCGGTCCCGTACCAATCAGCATGTCGATTGGAGCCGGCCGATGGAAATGCGGATCTGCTAATTTTATATTATGCggaatttgaatttttgtccTATCAATTTGACAATCGGGTAAATGACTGGCAATTCTAGGTATTATGAAAAAACTGAGTGTGcgattaaaatttgttatccgagagacaattttcaatttgacaaTCCGATTCGTTACAGTGTTTAAATCGTTCAAAGCTTCGATGGTTACACTTTGTTCGTGCGTTTGTAGGTTTAATTTTTTCGCTAAATCGGACGTGATGAAGTTTGCGTTGGAGCAAGTGTCTAATAAGGTTCTACATTCGATTGGTTTTTTGTCTTTGTCTATTGCGTGAACTATGGCCGTAGCCATCAAACCGTGTGTTGAACCGTCTGTGATAAGCGAAGTGATGTGATTGTTTAATTGATGTGTAATATCGAAGCGAGTAACTAGTCATGGATCGGCGGTTTCTGTTGACGTGGTGTCATCGCGAGATTCTAATTTTGGTCTGTCGGATTTCCGATCCAAATGCAAATGTGTGTTATGCGGTAGGTTGCATTTTTTGCATCTGCCACCGCGACATGTATTGTGCGAATGTCCCGGTTTTAGGCAATTGTAGCATAAATTTGACTTGCGAACTAACTCAATGCGTTTTTCTACAGATGCATCTAAAAACGATTTACATTGAAATGCTGCGTGCGATCCCGATTTACAGATTCCACACGTTGGGAATTGTATTGCGGTGTTGAAAACCCGCCGGACTGATCTTGGCGAAGGCGGTGGCGAATTACGTTTAGGTGGATTGTATTTAGCGCGATTATTGTTAGAGTGTGATTTTTGATGTGTGTTTTCTTGTCTCTGGTGATTATTGTACGATACGGTTTCATAATCTTTGCATTGATGTGATGCCATATGCAAGAACTTGAAAATATCATCAATTTTGGGCACTTCGGTATCGGATAACGTGCGTTCCCACGTTTTCCGCGTTTCCTTGCCCATACGCGAAATGAGGATGCTAGTTAGAAGATCATTCGCGATATCTTCCTTTTTCCGTCCTAACGCTTCGAGTGATCGAATGTGAAGTTGCATGTAGTTTGCAAGATCACGAATTGATTCTGATGAATCGTTTGACATCGCGGGTGTGTCGCGTAAAAGAGCCGCGTGTCGAAGTACCAATGCGCGTTTATTGTCGTAAATTTCGGTTAAGTGCTTCCAAGCGGCTTCGTAGTTTTCATCACTTATCGTGAATGCGCCGATTGCGATTTCGGCCCTTCCCGATAAGGATAACTtcaagtaatttaatttttgtatattgcTTAACCCGGTATGTGTGTGAATCATTGTTTGAAACGCGTCCTTAAATGTTACCCAGTGTTCAATTCGCCCGTCGAATTTTGGTAAATCTATCTTTGGCAAATTGACCTGAATAATCTTTGATTCGTCGTGATTGTTTTCAGAAAGCGTGATTTTTGTGTTTGTCGCGAAAGATTCTTGTAATTGAATCGCTGACGCAATGGCGTTGTCATAATTCTCGGTTACCTGTTCTCGTTGCTTATCTAATTCCTCATAATCATCGGACAGCATTGCAAGCTCGTCTTGATGCTGATTGAATTTAGAAAATAGATCTCTTAACCGGCCGATTCTTTCGCGAAGTTTTATGCGTTCTAACGGAGAATCTTTATAACACGCAACAAAGTTGTTCAGGACGGTGATTTGGCCTTTGAAAAATCTACACTTATTGCGTAATGAACCGATTTGTTCGTTTTTGTCGATCGTTTGTTTGCTTGAGGACGCCATTTCGTGAAATCGAGACAGAAAGGAAGTACGATATAAGAAAGGATTTGATTGTGTGCGAATTTGACAAGCCTACCTTGCCGATGACTTCTTTCGCTGTCTCGTTCCTGGTTCCTTGATCCTGGAGAATCAGCAGGCTGGAACTCAGGTCCCCAGTGTTTGTTGATCTCCCGGAAGATGTGTCGCCAACAACAGTACTGGGATGCTGTGAACGCCTCCGGTCCGCTTGCTGCCAGGAGGACGTTGGTTCCCCGATGTCACTGATGTGGCTTCCCCGAAGAGATGGAGATCGTCAAGGCTGACAAATCTCGTGAATGTCCGTTTTACACACACTCCACTAGATcactgatccggctcgaaggaccatgaaatgttttgtgtcggtatgtttaataaatgcgagttttgtgacaatgttcgtttatttttaaacaatacacggcactatcacctgccgaattaaccttaggtgattggttaTATTGGGAACAGTGGTCGCAGTGTGGAAATTGACGGACTATgtgcgttttaaaaatcgtgtagatgcgcgagtgtttctgtgttctgaatgcttcagatgcgcggatgattctgagggttctgaatgcttcagatgcgcggatgattctgaggttgctgttccgaggtccgctctctcgttaactcgtgtaacgaggaaattagtaggcataggcccaattttgggggaaaaagcaccccattcgtcacttaggctgtaggaggagggtcttcttctcgtggtggaggtggaagctcctcctcagccgaaaatgggaaatctcgaaaaatgcgcgtttcaaggacctcggaacagcgcgtctgtttttcggcctgagtggccttcgaaatttatggcctgcgtggcccgcgtgctggctggcccaagtggcccgaacgtggtttattacccccttggtctgagtacgctcacgaaaccaaggggatgcgatcttaggctcgaacccgagcgtgtctcgatagacacaacccaggtgcccttgtgaaatatgacctgtgaggcctggcgatgcgacgcaaggactgcgtttccttggccgctgcgtgctacggacaacggcccgttgtagtccgaattcgggaccctcgcgtacctcgcgatcggtactcgaaacgagagtctaacgaattgactttatggccacttttccaatgctgtcagcttaaatcctcgagtgcacgttttcgacatttcgaggactaagcattcttctaagtaaacgaaggacagcaaataatcggaaaagggcctctaaacaaatacgtgaaatcgaacactatgctctatccgatcctatcctctataatatcgtatcctctatcatattctatcctctatcctataatatcatctatcctatcctattctctatcctatcctatcctctatccaatcctatcctctatcgtctcttatcctctatcgtctcctatcctctatcctatcctctaccctatcctattctctatcctctcatctatccaatcctatcctctatcctatcctatcctctatccgatcccatcctctatcttatcctatcgtctataatatcgtatcctctatcctatcctatcctctatcctataatatcagctatcctgtcctattctctatcctatcctatcctctatcgtctcccatcctctatcctatcctctagcctatcctattctctatcctattctctatcctatcctatcctctatcctatcctatcctctatcctaccctatcctctatcctatcctatcctctatcctatcctatcctctatcctatcctatcctctatcctatcctatcctctatcctatccaatgccctatcctattctctatcccatcctatcgtctatcctatcctatcctctatcctatccaatcctctatcgtctcctattctctatcctatccaatctcctatcctatgctctatccgatactatcctctataatatcgtatcctctatcatattctatcctctatcctataatatcatctatcctatcctactctctatcctatcctatcctctatccaatcctatcctctatcgtctcctatcctctatcgtctcctatcctctatcctatcctctaccctatcctatcctctatcgtctcctatcctctattctatccaatcccctatcctattctccattctatcctctatcctatcctatcctctatcctatccaatcccctatcctatccaatcccctatcctattctctatcgtatcctatcctctataatatcgtatcctctatcatattctatcctctatcctatcatatcctcaatcctatcctatcctctatgctatccgatcctctaccctatcctattctctaccctatcctattctctatcctgtcctatcctctatcctatccaatccaatatcctatcctctatcgtctcctatcctctatcctatcctctagcctatcctattctctatcctattctctatcctatcctatcctctatcctatcctatcctctatcctatcctatcctctatccgatccaatcccctatcctatcatctataatatcgtatcatctatcacattctatcctctatacaatattaacatctatcctatcctattcactatcctatcgtatcctctttcctatcctatcatctatcctatcctatcctctattatatcctatcctctatcctatcctatcctctatcgtctgctctttcctatcctatccact
Protein-coding sequences here:
- the LOC143363360 gene encoding uncharacterized protein LOC143363360, encoding MATAIVHAIDKDKKPIECRTLLDTCSNANFITSDLAKKLNLQTHEQSVTIEALNDLNTVTNRIVKLKIVSRITNFNRTLSFFIIPRIASHLPDCQIDRTKIQIPHNIKLADPHFHRPAPIDMLIGTGPTISCLSIGQVKLSTRDNSDLILQKTQLGWIIGGSAPIHLARNTRTTLVNNVNFDLTKFWQIEEGPSHPHLTPEEEECEAHFKRTFSRNKTGRYVVALPFNQYKQNLGESRTRALNRFISLERKLTHNSDLRTEYTKVINEYLSLGHMSQVETPDISDGFYLPHHAVIKPTSTTTKVRVVFDGSAKSTTGYSLNNALLTGPTIQDDIFCLLLRFRMHSFVLTGDIEKMYRQFLVRPEDRAYQRILWRNEQNEIATYELKTITFGLSSAPYLATRCLQQLAIDESHNYGAASEVIKRDIYVDDLLTGAATYKDAQKLRNEIICLLKRGGLNIRQWVSNDPRLLSDLSEEQVHPKFFGDETVKTLGVSWNPHTDSFSYSVNVNNNETHTKRTILSTIAKIFDPLGLLGPVIVVAKILMQQLWQLKVDWDESLPMAIQQEWSTYQTQLKSLTTVTFKRHVAQSSVRTIELHGFCDASERAYGASIYIRTIDKSGNIKSSLLCAKSRVAPLKTVSLARLELCGATLLANLYCAVKDAINHTHLKTIFWTDSTIVLHWLLRSPNTLKTFVANRVAEIQNKTNIKAWRHVRSGDNPADLLSRGITARELIKNNFWQFGPEWLAYDESLWPESCVEVPNAIPELRKITCFTSTVINAQEILERCSCIRRLRRIISYCLRFLPKGRCHGPITVSEINRANNKIIKLTQETAFREELNDLKSGHALSTKSKLLCLTPFLDENGLLRVGGRLQNSNLNFNQKHPILLPKNNFITELIIRDAHVNNMHSGLTATLYNVRQSYWPIDGKNTTRKIIRNCVKCFRVNPPTTKYIMGNLPTHRVTENRPFINTGVDYCGPFYIKERQYRNRTRIKIYVAVFICFSSKAVHLEVVGDMTTEAFLAAFKRFIARRGICKNVYSDNGTNFVGANNEIIELLRVLQEDEKARRFLTDKDITWHFIPALSPHFGGLWEAAVKSFKHHLKRVVGEELFTLEQFNTFVTEIEAILNSRPLTPLSSDPNDPSALTPGHLLIGSALTSLPEVDFTETSTNRLSKWQHIQKVKQDFWIRWSKEYIHHLNVRAKWTRGEHSIQVGTIVVLKDDHLPPMSWSLGRVEEIHPGRDGITRAVSVKTINGIYKRNVKQIAPLPLD